From the genome of Gorilla gorilla gorilla isolate KB3781 chromosome 4, NHGRI_mGorGor1-v2.1_pri, whole genome shotgun sequence, one region includes:
- the IGBP1C gene encoding immunoglobulin-binding protein 1 family member C: MAAAEDEFLPPPRLPELFDSSKQLLDEVEGATEPTGSRIVQEKVFKGLDLLEKVAKMLSQLDLFSRNEDLEEITSTDLKYLMVPAFQGALTMKQVNPSKRLDHLQQAREHFIKYLTQCHYYRVAEFELPQTKTNSAENHGAITSTAYPSLIAMASQRQAKIERYKQKKVLEHRLSTMKSAVESGQADDERVREYYLLHLQRWIDISLEEIESIDQEIKILGEKDSSREASTSNSCHQKRPPMKPFILTRNMAQAKVFGAGYPSLASMTVSDWYDQHQKHGVLPDQGIAKATPEEFRKATQQQEDQEKEEEDDEQTLQRAREWDDWKDTHPGGYGNRQNMG, from the coding sequence ATGGCAGCTGCTGAAGACGAGTTCCTGCCGCCGCCGCGGCTCCCCGAGCTGTTCGATTCCAGCAAACAGCTTCTGGACGAAGTCGAAGGAGCGACTGAACCCACCGGTTCCCGAATAGTCCAGGAAAAAGTGTTCAAGGGCCTCGACCTCCTTGAGAAGGTTGCCAAAATGTTATCGCAGCTTGACTTGTTCAGCCGAAATGAAGATTTGGAGGAGATTACTTCCACCGACCTGAAGTACCTGATGGTGCCAGCGTTTCAAGGAGCCCTCACCATGAAACAAGTCAACCCCAGTAAGCGTCTAGATCATTTGCAGCAGGCTCGCGAACACTTTATAAAATACTTAACTCAGTGCCATTACTATCGTGTGGCCGAGTTTGAGCTGCCCCAAACCAAGACCAACTCAGCTGAAAATCACGGTGCTATTACCTCCACGGCTTATCCTAGCCTCATTGCTATGGCATCTCAAAGACAGGCTAAAATAGAGCGATACAAGCAGAAGAAGGTGTTGGAGCATAGGTTGTCTACCATGAAATCTGCTGTGGAAAGTGGTCAAGCAGATGATGAGCGTGTTCGTGAATATTATCTTCTTCACCTTCAGAGGTGGATTGATATCAGCTTAGAAGAGATTGAGAGCATTGATCAGGAAATAAAGATCCTGGGAGAGAAAGACTCTTCAAGAGAGGCATCCACTTCTAACTCATGTCACCAGAAGAGGCCTCCAATGAAACCCTTCATTCTCACTCGGAACATGGCGCAAGCCAAAGTATTTGGCGCTGGCTATCCAAGTCTGGCTTCCATGACAGTGAGTGACTGGTATGATCAACATCAGAAACATGGAGTGTTACCAGATCAGGGAATAGCCAAGGCAACACCAGAAGAATTCAGAAAAGCCACTCAGCAACAGGAAGatcaagaaaaggaggaagaggatgatgaACAAACACTCCAAAGAGCTCGAGAGTGGGATGACTGGAAGGACACCCACCCTGGGGGCTACGGCAACCGACAGAACATGGGCTAA